The Geomonas ferrireducens genome includes a window with the following:
- the mobF gene encoding MobF family relaxase: protein MMTLCRGMTAGHAAGYFSREDYYLGGAEEPGSSLWCGKGARALGLAGPVRPEDFKALCRGEAPDGGQLVAAGHGRDPKTSEVVEIRRAGNDATFSAPKSVSVAYVAGVKGLKEAHDAAVLSVLDHVEKHYCHYRKDERAHSGELVAAKFDHATSRNIDPQLHSHVFVVNAVRTPDGSFRANTTDLFFKNQKLLGRLYRQALAHELTERGFQVTIQDRAQMYIELKGIDPALIDHFSTRRKQIDDQVEKWQAEGLFAGVPHARLYEMAALETRDPKRAITKDELTRYFEGGFKACGTSMEGARFELEREHGLAVRHEGPDAHKVVALAVRDLTDREAVVDRARLLDQAVRISGGEHSVAELDAAIDGGTEGVFKVGHDTCGREFYSTKEMLELEARNLERIRALPSFQSTIAPTSVSWLLDRVAEEQGRPFTAGQTAEVLNELTGKQGITFSLGDPGTAKTSTLKLVERFNDQVLRPYGEVHFSINLAYTGKAARELSLATGKSACTISSFENANPASKFALQRQNGEPPMVVVRGEKILIPTGHGTQVVIRVDEAGFLGARQTERLLDVVEELQKSGAQVKLHLLGDSKQMQGIQAGNLLAPLRELGERREIDYAHLTEILRQRDPGLLEIARGLNREDRPFGSNAREALDFLEKRREMVEIADPLDLRKAVVEHYLEESRKPSHFPEREAAGRSQQVILLTTTNAARRELNLEIRKARVLSGEIMDGNTFAVLAPVRQGVTVEGYQVGDTVLFSGERGKDGQMERWGTRLNTEAQVTGLDRERNMVQVTYSFHTRKRDGRDLSRTVTKEFSAAEMAGKTRLYREEERNFSVGDRVILLKNDAKLDLQNGAMGVIRELDEKGCALVDLGDRNVEIDLARYRHLDHGYAVTVHKSQGSTVEHSILYAPVPEPKTPLFSRIDVEAPEALYGRTSFNALNVSLTRAQFGTRVFTNSVEGLSRAVETVDEKTTTLTRASYGEKLPAKENKLHETVREFGEKVREMEHAVRGPEAVKVRRQAEKDFASMSKPLNIPAPAREIAPVQKGPGRELELKPPKGFGHGFGE from the coding sequence GGGACAGCTGGTCGCTGCGGGGCATGGTCGCGACCCGAAGACCTCGGAGGTCGTCGAGATCCGGCGGGCGGGAAACGACGCCACCTTCTCCGCCCCCAAGTCCGTTTCCGTCGCCTACGTCGCCGGGGTGAAGGGGCTCAAGGAGGCGCATGACGCGGCGGTGCTCTCGGTGCTCGATCATGTGGAAAAACACTACTGCCACTACCGGAAGGATGAGCGGGCCCACAGTGGTGAGCTGGTGGCCGCGAAGTTCGACCACGCAACCTCGAGGAACATCGATCCGCAACTCCACTCGCACGTCTTCGTGGTGAACGCGGTTCGGACTCCGGACGGCAGCTTCAGGGCCAATACCACCGACCTCTTCTTTAAGAACCAGAAGTTGCTAGGGCGTCTGTACCGGCAGGCCCTCGCGCACGAACTCACCGAGCGCGGCTTCCAGGTGACCATCCAGGATCGCGCCCAGATGTACATCGAGTTGAAGGGGATCGATCCCGCTCTTATCGATCACTTCTCCACCAGGCGCAAGCAGATCGACGATCAGGTGGAGAAGTGGCAGGCGGAGGGGCTTTTCGCCGGGGTGCCCCATGCCAGGCTGTACGAGATGGCGGCGCTGGAGACCAGAGACCCGAAGCGCGCCATTACCAAGGACGAGCTAACCCGGTACTTCGAGGGGGGCTTCAAGGCCTGCGGGACATCCATGGAGGGGGCCCGGTTCGAGCTGGAAAGGGAACACGGGCTCGCCGTGCGGCACGAGGGGCCCGACGCCCACAAGGTGGTGGCGCTGGCGGTTCGGGACCTGACCGACCGGGAAGCGGTGGTGGACCGGGCGAGGCTCCTCGATCAGGCCGTGCGCATCTCTGGCGGAGAGCACTCGGTGGCGGAGCTGGATGCCGCAATCGATGGCGGGACGGAAGGCGTCTTCAAAGTCGGCCATGACACCTGCGGCAGGGAGTTTTACAGCACGAAGGAGATGCTGGAGCTCGAGGCCCGGAACCTCGAGCGAATCAGGGCCCTTCCCTCTTTCCAGAGCACCATCGCTCCCACCAGCGTCAGCTGGTTGCTGGACCGGGTTGCGGAAGAACAGGGCCGGCCATTCACGGCCGGCCAGACAGCCGAGGTGCTCAACGAGTTGACCGGGAAACAGGGGATCACCTTCTCCCTGGGAGACCCCGGCACCGCGAAGACATCCACCCTGAAGCTGGTGGAGCGTTTCAACGACCAGGTGCTGCGCCCCTACGGGGAGGTGCACTTCTCGATCAACCTCGCCTACACCGGGAAGGCCGCCCGGGAACTCTCCCTTGCCACCGGAAAATCCGCCTGCACCATCTCGAGTTTCGAAAATGCCAATCCGGCTTCCAAATTCGCCCTACAGAGGCAAAACGGGGAGCCGCCAATGGTAGTGGTAAGGGGTGAGAAAATTCTCATTCCGACGGGGCATGGGACCCAGGTGGTGATCCGCGTGGACGAGGCGGGCTTTCTCGGCGCGAGGCAGACGGAGCGGCTGCTCGACGTGGTCGAGGAGCTGCAGAAAAGCGGCGCACAGGTCAAGCTGCACCTTTTGGGGGACTCGAAACAGATGCAGGGGATCCAGGCGGGAAACCTGCTCGCCCCCTTGAGGGAGCTCGGGGAGAGGCGCGAGATCGACTACGCGCACTTGACCGAGATCTTGAGGCAGAGGGACCCGGGGCTTCTGGAAATCGCGCGCGGGCTGAACCGGGAGGACCGCCCCTTCGGCAGCAACGCGCGGGAGGCCCTGGACTTTCTGGAAAAAAGGCGCGAGATGGTCGAAATCGCCGACCCGCTGGATTTGCGCAAGGCGGTCGTGGAGCATTACCTGGAGGAGAGCCGCAAGCCTTCGCACTTCCCCGAGCGGGAGGCGGCAGGCAGGTCGCAGCAGGTGATCCTTCTCACCACCACCAACGCGGCGCGCAGGGAACTCAACCTGGAGATCCGAAAGGCGCGCGTCCTGTCCGGCGAGATCATGGATGGGAATACTTTCGCGGTACTCGCACCCGTGCGCCAGGGGGTGACGGTGGAAGGGTACCAGGTCGGAGACACGGTGCTCTTTAGCGGAGAGAGGGGAAAGGATGGCCAGATGGAGCGCTGGGGGACGCGGCTCAACACCGAGGCGCAGGTGACCGGGCTCGACCGGGAGCGCAACATGGTTCAGGTGACCTACTCCTTCCACACCAGGAAGCGCGACGGCCGGGACCTGTCTCGCACGGTGACCAAGGAATTCTCGGCCGCCGAGATGGCGGGGAAGACCAGGTTGTACCGTGAAGAGGAGAGGAACTTCTCCGTGGGGGACCGCGTCATTCTCCTGAAGAACGACGCGAAGCTCGACCTGCAGAACGGGGCCATGGGGGTGATCAGGGAGCTGGATGAAAAGGGATGCGCGCTCGTCGACCTCGGGGACCGCAACGTGGAGATCGACCTCGCCCGGTATCGGCACCTGGACCACGGCTACGCGGTCACGGTGCACAAGAGCCAGGGGAGCACCGTGGAGCACTCGATCCTGTACGCCCCCGTCCCCGAGCCGAAGACGCCTCTCTTCTCCAGGATCGATGTGGAGGCGCCGGAGGCGCTGTACGGCAGGACGAGTTTCAACGCCCTCAACGTCTCGCTGACCCGCGCCCAGTTCGGCACCCGCGTCTTCACCAACTCGGTCGAGGGGCTCTCGCGTGCCGTGGAGACGGTCGACGAGAAGACCACCACACTCACCAGGGCGAGCTACGGCGAGAAGCTTCCGGCAAAAGAAAACAAGCTTCACGAAACGGTCCGGGAGTTCGGAGAGAAGGTCAGGGAGATGGAACATGCCGTGCGCGGACCGGAGGCGGTCAAAGTGCGAAGGCAAGCGGAGAAGGATTTCGCCTCCATGTCCAAGCCTCTCAACATACCTGCACCGGCACGGGAGATCGCACCGGTTCAGAAGGGTCCGGGACGCGAGCTGGAGCTTAAACCTCCCAAGGGGTTCGGACACGGGTTCGGGGAGTGA
- a CDS encoding DUF6290 family protein, protein MDKVSLRLSEEEKELLRRQAEEAGVSVSELIRDRLFPRNLLGTPATFDQVSGLAERVAALSAAVERLSETAEESSPREPVREPTVDAKLAGIEQVLRGLSGQLAEIREALSKREQSGPSWSSFLSRNR, encoded by the coding sequence ATGGACAAGGTTTCGCTGCGGCTTTCAGAGGAAGAAAAGGAGCTTTTACGGCGGCAGGCGGAGGAGGCGGGAGTGAGCGTTTCGGAGCTGATCCGGGACCGGCTTTTCCCCCGGAACCTCTTGGGAACTCCCGCCACTTTCGATCAGGTTTCCGGGCTTGCGGAGAGGGTCGCAGCACTCTCGGCAGCGGTGGAAAGGTTGTCCGAAACTGCGGAGGAGTCCTCTCCCCGGGAGCCGGTACGGGAACCGACGGTGGATGCCAAGCTGGCTGGGATCGAGCAGGTTCTCAGGGGGCTTTCCGGGCAGTTGGCGGAGATCAGGGAGGCTCTTTCGAAGCGGGAACAATCGGGTCCAAGCTGGAGTTCTTTCCTGTCACGGAACAGGTAG
- a CDS encoding helix-turn-helix transcriptional regulator gives MNARNELPGDGYVRLHQIIGQREVTEEQAATNRKTGRGPRTARPAITPLFPISRAGWYAGIKKGIYPKPVKLSERIAAWPVQVIRALRDRQAT, from the coding sequence ATGAACGCCAGGAACGAGTTGCCCGGTGACGGGTACGTGAGGCTGCACCAGATCATCGGACAGAGGGAAGTGACAGAAGAACAGGCCGCCACCAACAGGAAAACAGGCCGGGGACCGAGAACGGCCAGGCCCGCCATCACCCCGCTCTTCCCAATCAGCCGCGCCGGATGGTATGCCGGCATCAAGAAGGGGATCTATCCCAAGCCGGTGAAGCTTTCGGAGCGAATAGCGGCCTGGCCGGTTCAGGTGATCCGGGCCCTCCGGGACCGGCAGGCCACATAG
- a CDS encoding tyrosine-type recombinase/integrase, with the protein MPKRIAPLSDLQVSRAKTQGKQVTLFDGGGLFIVLTPAGGKLWRFKYRFGGKDKLLSLGSYPEISLAEARSKWAVFRKLLAEGIDPAEAKKAEQAGKAAAAGSTFETVARDWHRRFKSQWSAGHAEQIMRRLEQDVFPWLGTRPIGEIKAPELLTVLRRIEARSLETAFRVKTACGQVFRYAVAEGRAERDPVADLRGALPPVKNKNFAAPTDPKKVAPLLRAIDGFEGSFVVKCAMQLAPLLFVRPGELRHAEWSEIDLEAAEWNIPAAKMKMGVPHLVPLPRQAIEILKSLHPLTGHGKYVFPCSRSSQRCMSENSVNAGLRRLGFEKSEITGHGFRAMARTILDEVLQVRPELIEHQLAHQVRDPLGRAYNRTSHLAERRKMMQTWADYLDGLKSGAKVLPLKRAN; encoded by the coding sequence ATGCCCAAGCGGATCGCGCCACTTTCCGACCTGCAGGTGAGCAGGGCGAAAACCCAAGGTAAGCAGGTTACGCTTTTTGATGGCGGTGGACTGTTCATCGTGCTCACCCCGGCTGGCGGTAAGCTGTGGAGGTTCAAGTACCGCTTCGGCGGTAAGGACAAGCTTCTTTCCCTCGGGAGCTACCCGGAGATCTCCCTGGCGGAGGCGAGGTCGAAGTGGGCGGTGTTCAGGAAACTCCTCGCCGAAGGCATAGACCCCGCCGAGGCTAAGAAGGCCGAACAGGCGGGCAAGGCCGCAGCGGCGGGGAGCACATTCGAAACCGTCGCGCGCGACTGGCACCGGCGCTTCAAATCCCAGTGGTCAGCCGGACACGCTGAACAGATCATGAGACGCCTGGAGCAGGACGTTTTTCCTTGGCTCGGGACGCGCCCCATCGGCGAGATAAAGGCGCCGGAACTGTTGACCGTCCTGCGGCGAATCGAGGCGCGATCTCTCGAAACGGCGTTCAGGGTGAAGACCGCTTGCGGTCAGGTTTTTCGCTATGCCGTCGCCGAAGGGCGTGCCGAACGGGACCCGGTTGCCGATCTGAGGGGGGCGCTGCCTCCGGTGAAAAACAAGAACTTCGCCGCGCCCACGGACCCCAAAAAGGTAGCGCCGCTGCTTCGTGCCATCGACGGCTTCGAAGGCTCCTTCGTGGTCAAATGCGCCATGCAACTGGCACCTCTTCTCTTCGTCCGCCCTGGCGAATTGCGCCACGCGGAATGGTCGGAAATCGACCTCGAGGCGGCTGAGTGGAACATCCCCGCCGCCAAGATGAAGATGGGGGTGCCCCATCTTGTCCCCCTGCCGCGCCAGGCAATAGAGATCCTGAAAAGCCTCCATCCCCTGACCGGGCACGGCAAGTACGTCTTTCCGTGTTCGCGCTCGTCTCAACGCTGCATGTCCGAGAATTCGGTCAACGCCGGACTGCGCCGCCTCGGGTTTGAGAAGTCCGAGATCACCGGACACGGGTTCCGCGCCATGGCCCGTACCATACTTGACGAGGTGCTGCAGGTCCGTCCCGAACTGATCGAACACCAGTTGGCGCACCAGGTGAGGGACCCGTTGGGCCGCGCCTACAACCGTACCTCCCACCTTGCCGAACGGCGCAAGATGATGCAGACTTGGGCGGATTACCTGGACGGCTTGAAGTCAGGAGCCAAGGTGCTGCCGCTCAAGAGGGCGAACTAA
- a CDS encoding EAL domain-containing protein gives MNQLQQILFFRTSNVNIIKIRGMVTAIVWTLLIAGAAAWTEHQARRQALQLAETEARISLAKDLAFRKWASKRGNMYLLQGPLVTPSPFLNHVPDRDIKSTEGQGLTLKNPAMIMNEITGEAPQLYGVRTRITSRLYLNPVDAPDAWEQTALFIVEGTREDYHGLVTIDGKPHLRMMQPMIMEQSCLKCHAWTGIKVGELRGGTDVSIPLEPFYAAARAQTQGVLVSYAALWFLGLTAIGFITWRTMVLEVERCDREAQMGEKNLQLETEVTERKNLENELRHSHRYLLNIIDFMPDATLIIDREGRVLVWSRELARLTGVPSDTMMGKGDYEYALPFYGQRRPMLVDLVLNPNVDVEEQHYEGFTRNGDIVHGECFALGLGNDPAYLTSSACVLRDSKGEVIGAIECIRDTSDQMKAQRRIKLLAKIFNESGEAIVITDSENRIIETNRAFEQFTGYEREEALGKNPRILKSGVEDKTFYETMWRSILETNYWQGEIWDKRKDGTLYPKWLTITAIRGRGNLITNYFASFSDITQRKEAERRIEQLAHTDTLTSLPNRHTLVERLSQALEQAKRGTHQLAVFFVDLDRFKTINDTLGHHVGDLLLKEVAARLKSSLRAEDIVARFGGDEFVVVQPQIRSQIEPAHLAEKILQTVSAPYFLDNNTVYTSPSIGISVFPHDGTSVSELFKNADIAMYHAKAAGRNTYQMFTREMHTAARQRLAMENNLRSAITNDEFVLHYQPQVEAATGKVVGFEALVRWLSPEAGLVSPDRFISIAEETGLILEIGRHVFEMACEQAAKWKKAGVPFEKISVNLSARQLQQPDLPEMLATIMARYEVEPGMIELEVTESMTMERPVESIRILGVLKSMGIDLAIDDFGTGYSSLSYLKLFPVDKLKIDRSFVKDIEIDPDDAAIASATIAMSHSLGKKVVAEGVETAAQLEFLVKHGCDIIQGYLFSKPLSADDAVEYLNTI, from the coding sequence GTGAACCAACTGCAACAAATACTCTTCTTCAGAACCAGCAACGTCAACATCATCAAAATCAGGGGGATGGTTACCGCCATTGTCTGGACCCTCCTCATAGCGGGTGCGGCGGCCTGGACCGAGCATCAGGCGCGTCGGCAGGCGCTCCAGCTTGCGGAGACCGAGGCCAGGATTTCCCTTGCGAAAGACCTGGCGTTCAGGAAATGGGCCTCAAAACGCGGCAACATGTACCTGCTGCAAGGGCCGCTCGTCACCCCCAGCCCCTTTTTGAACCACGTCCCCGACCGCGACATAAAGAGCACGGAAGGGCAAGGGCTGACCCTGAAAAATCCCGCCATGATCATGAACGAGATAACCGGGGAGGCGCCGCAACTCTACGGCGTGCGGACCAGGATCACCTCGCGGCTGTACCTGAACCCGGTGGACGCCCCGGACGCCTGGGAGCAGACCGCCTTGTTCATCGTTGAGGGGACTCGTGAGGATTACCACGGTCTCGTCACTATCGATGGGAAGCCGCATCTGCGCATGATGCAGCCCATGATCATGGAGCAATCATGCCTTAAATGCCACGCCTGGACCGGCATCAAGGTGGGAGAGCTTCGTGGGGGGACCGACGTCTCCATCCCGCTTGAGCCTTTTTATGCTGCGGCGCGGGCGCAGACGCAAGGTGTCCTGGTGAGTTACGCGGCTCTCTGGTTTCTGGGGCTTACCGCCATTGGGTTCATCACCTGGCGCACCATGGTTCTCGAAGTCGAGCGTTGCGACCGCGAGGCCCAGATGGGCGAGAAGAACCTGCAACTCGAGACCGAGGTGACCGAGCGAAAGAACCTCGAGAACGAACTGCGTCACTCCCACCGGTACCTGCTGAACATCATCGACTTCATGCCCGACGCGACCCTCATCATCGACAGGGAAGGGCGCGTGCTGGTCTGGAGCCGTGAACTCGCCAGACTCACCGGCGTTCCGTCCGATACCATGATGGGGAAGGGGGACTACGAGTATGCTCTTCCGTTCTACGGCCAACGGCGGCCGATGCTGGTCGACCTCGTTCTTAACCCGAACGTCGATGTGGAGGAACAGCACTACGAAGGTTTCACCCGTAACGGCGACATAGTGCACGGCGAGTGCTTTGCTCTCGGGCTTGGTAACGATCCCGCCTATCTCACCTCCTCCGCCTGCGTGCTGCGCGACAGCAAAGGCGAGGTGATCGGCGCCATCGAGTGCATCCGCGACACCTCCGACCAGATGAAGGCGCAGAGACGGATTAAGCTGCTGGCGAAGATTTTCAATGAAAGCGGTGAGGCGATCGTCATAACCGACAGCGAGAACCGCATCATCGAGACCAACAGGGCGTTTGAGCAGTTCACGGGATACGAACGGGAGGAGGCTCTCGGCAAGAACCCGAGGATCTTGAAATCCGGGGTGGAAGACAAGACTTTCTATGAGACCATGTGGCGCTCCATCCTGGAGACCAACTACTGGCAGGGAGAGATCTGGGATAAGCGCAAGGACGGCACCCTTTATCCCAAGTGGCTCACCATCACGGCGATCCGTGGGCGAGGCAACCTGATCACCAACTACTTCGCCTCCTTCTCCGACATCACGCAGCGTAAAGAGGCGGAGCGGCGCATCGAGCAGCTAGCCCACACCGACACGCTCACCTCGCTTCCGAACCGGCACACCCTGGTTGAGAGGCTCTCCCAGGCCCTCGAACAGGCGAAGCGCGGCACGCACCAACTGGCCGTCTTCTTCGTCGACCTGGACCGCTTCAAAACTATCAACGATACGCTGGGACACCACGTAGGCGACCTGCTGCTCAAAGAGGTGGCCGCAAGGCTCAAGAGCTCCTTGCGCGCGGAAGACATCGTGGCCCGTTTCGGGGGCGACGAATTCGTCGTGGTGCAGCCGCAGATACGGTCGCAGATCGAGCCGGCGCATCTTGCCGAAAAGATCCTGCAGACCGTCTCAGCGCCGTATTTCCTGGACAACAACACGGTGTACACAAGCCCCAGCATCGGCATCAGCGTCTTCCCGCACGACGGCACCTCGGTATCCGAGCTGTTCAAGAACGCCGACATCGCCATGTACCATGCGAAGGCGGCCGGCAGGAACACCTACCAGATGTTCACCCGTGAGATGCACACCGCCGCGCGGCAGAGACTTGCCATGGAGAACAACCTGCGCAGCGCCATCACTAACGACGAGTTTGTACTGCATTACCAGCCACAGGTGGAGGCGGCTACCGGCAAGGTCGTCGGTTTCGAGGCGCTCGTGCGCTGGCTGAGCCCGGAGGCGGGACTGGTTTCACCCGACCGGTTCATCTCCATCGCCGAGGAGACCGGCCTCATCCTCGAGATTGGCCGGCATGTCTTTGAGATGGCGTGCGAACAAGCCGCGAAGTGGAAGAAAGCCGGAGTGCCGTTCGAGAAGATCAGCGTCAACCTTTCTGCGCGGCAACTGCAGCAGCCGGACCTTCCCGAGATGCTTGCCACCATCATGGCGCGCTACGAGGTCGAGCCGGGCATGATCGAGCTGGAAGTGACCGAGAGTATGACCATGGAGCGTCCGGTGGAAAGTATCAGGATCCTCGGTGTCCTGAAGAGCATGGGGATAGACCTTGCCATCGATGATTTCGGCACAGGATATTCCTCGCTGAGCTATTTGAAGCTCTTCCCGGTCGACAAGCTGAAGATAGATCGTTCCTTCGTGAAGGACATCGAGATAGACCCGGATGATGCGGCCATCGCGTCGGCGACCATCGCCATGTCGCATTCTTTGGGTAAAAAAGTGGTGGCGGAGGGGGTGGAGACCGCGGCACAACTGGAGTTCCTGGTAAAACACGGCTGCGACATCATACAGGGATACCTTTTCAGCAAGCCTCTTTCAGCAGACGATGCCGTTGAGTATCTCAACACTATTTGA
- a CDS encoding lipocalin-like domain-containing protein, whose amino-acid sequence MRRDAGSFKVWWKRAFCAALLVLAALLALRQTQNRTRGALEEGGLSVSQALGGSADPGYFRAEKPRHFTFPADHGPHPGFRNEWWYFTGNLTGADGRRFGYQLTFFSTALTPHAAKRGSAWGANDVFMAHFAVTDVNGKRFHFAERFSRAALGLAGAAGDPFAVHLEDWSARQFKAGPWGVRLSAADRDMAIDLDLTAVKPEILNGEGGLSRKSATPGNASYYYSVPRLSTAGVIRVGGERFTVQGLSWLDREWSTSALESGQVGWDWFALHLDDGRDLMFYQLRRRDGSSDPFSGGTLVAADGGTRTLRREEVRLEVASWWTSPESGARYPALWRLRVPLAHLALEVVPRLPDQELRTGFRYWEGAVAIKGLQGSPNGSGYLEMTGYRVGEGDTGHAGEDER is encoded by the coding sequence ATGCGCCGTGACGCCGGAAGTTTCAAGGTCTGGTGGAAGCGCGCCTTTTGCGCCGCTCTCCTCGTGCTTGCGGCGCTTCTTGCCCTTCGTCAGACCCAGAACCGGACCAGGGGCGCTCTTGAGGAAGGCGGGCTCAGCGTGAGCCAGGCGCTCGGGGGGAGTGCCGATCCCGGTTACTTTAGAGCGGAGAAACCACGGCACTTCACGTTTCCGGCGGACCACGGGCCGCATCCGGGCTTCCGAAACGAGTGGTGGTACTTCACCGGCAACCTGACCGGAGCCGACGGGCGCCGTTTCGGTTACCAACTCACCTTTTTCTCAACCGCTCTCACCCCTCATGCCGCCAAAAGGGGATCAGCCTGGGGTGCCAACGACGTATTCATGGCCCACTTCGCGGTCACCGACGTCAACGGCAAACGCTTTCATTTTGCCGAACGCTTCAGTCGTGCTGCGCTCGGGCTTGCCGGGGCCGCCGGTGACCCCTTTGCCGTGCATCTGGAGGACTGGAGTGCACGGCAGTTCAAGGCGGGCCCGTGGGGCGTGCGCCTTAGCGCCGCGGACCGCGACATGGCCATAGACCTCGATCTCACCGCCGTTAAACCTGAGATCTTGAACGGGGAGGGGGGGCTCAGCAGGAAGAGCGCCACCCCGGGCAATGCCTCGTATTACTACTCGGTCCCGAGACTGTCTACTGCCGGCGTCATCCGCGTAGGCGGGGAGCGCTTCACGGTGCAGGGGCTTTCCTGGCTGGACCGGGAGTGGAGCACCTCGGCGCTTGAATCGGGACAGGTCGGGTGGGACTGGTTCGCCCTGCACCTTGACGACGGCCGGGACCTTATGTTTTACCAGTTAAGGCGCCGCGACGGCAGCAGCGATCCTTTCTCCGGCGGCACGCTTGTGGCGGCCGATGGCGGCACCAGGACGCTCAGGCGGGAAGAAGTGCGGCTTGAAGTCGCATCCTGGTGGACCAGCCCGGAAAGCGGTGCGCGCTATCCTGCACTCTGGAGATTGCGCGTCCCCTTGGCACACCTCGCACTGGAGGTCGTGCCGAGGCTTCCGGACCAGGAACTCAGAACAGGTTTCCGCTATTGGGAGGGGGCTGTGGCGATCAAGGGACTGCAGGGAAGCCCGAACGGTTCGGGTTATCTGGAGATGACGGGTTACCGGGTTGGTGAGGGCGATACGGGGCACGCAGGAGAAGACGAGCGATAG